The Streptomyces sp. NBC_00102 genome segment CTCCGGCCCGCGTGAACGTTATGAACGCAAGGGTGACCCGCGTCACGGCTCGATGGATAGTCACCGGGGCCCCCAGGGACGGGGGCCGGTACGCGCTCCGACGACGGGACCCGTACGTGCCCCGGGCCAGGGGACTCGTACGCGCCCGGGTTCCGGGACTCGTACGCGACCGAGCCGAGACCGAACCCAGGAGGCACCCGTGGCAGGGACAGCCGGACAGCGGGACCGTACCCAGTACCTGTACATCGCCGTCATCGGTGCCGTGGTGCTCGGCATCCTCGTGGGCTTCGCCGCCCCCGGGGTCGCCGTCGAGCTGAAGCCCATCGGGACCGGCTTCGTCAACCTCATCAAGATGATGATCTCGCCGATCATCTTCTGCACGATCGTGCTCGGCGTCGGTTCGGTGCGCAAGGCCGCCAAGGTCGGCGCGGTGGGCGGACTCGCGCTCGGCTACTTCCTGGTGATGTCGACCGTCGCCCTCGCCATCGGCCTGATCGTCGGCAACATCCTGGAGCCCGGCTCCGGACTGCACCTCACCGAGACCGTCCGCGCGGCCGGGGAGAAGCAGGCGTCGGGGGCGAGCGAATCCACCGCCGACTTCCTGCTCGGCATCATCCCGAAGACGATGGTCTCGGCCTTCACCGAGGGCGAGGTCCTCCAGACCCTGCTGATCGCGCTGCTCGCGGGCTTCGCCATCCAGGCCCTCGGCTCCGCCGGCGAACCGATCCTGCGCGGCATCGGCCACATCCAGAAGCTCGTCTTCCGTATCCTCGCCATGATCATGTGGGCCGCCCCGGTCGGCGCGTTCGGCGCCATGGCGGCGGTGGTCGGCGAGACCGGCGTGGACGCCCTGAAGTCGCTCGCCATCATCATGGTCGGCTTCTACCTCACCTGCGCCATCTTCGTCATCGTCGTCCTCGGGAGCATCCTGCGCCTGGTCGCCGGGGTGAACCTGTTCCTGCTGCTCAAGTACCTCGGCCGCGAATTCCTGCTGATCCTCTCCACCTCGTCCTCCGAGTCCGCCCTGCCGCGCCTCATCGCGAAGATGGAACACCTCGGCGT includes the following:
- a CDS encoding cation:dicarboxylase symporter family transporter, translating into MAGTAGQRDRTQYLYIAVIGAVVLGILVGFAAPGVAVELKPIGTGFVNLIKMMISPIIFCTIVLGVGSVRKAAKVGAVGGLALGYFLVMSTVALAIGLIVGNILEPGSGLHLTETVRAAGEKQASGASESTADFLLGIIPKTMVSAFTEGEVLQTLLIALLAGFAIQALGSAGEPILRGIGHIQKLVFRILAMIMWAAPVGAFGAMAAVVGETGVDALKSLAIIMVGFYLTCAIFVIVVLGSILRLVAGVNLFLLLKYLGREFLLILSTSSSESALPRLIAKMEHLGVSKPVVGITVPTGYSFNLDGTAIYLTMSSLFIANAMGDPLSAGEQISLLVFMVIASKGAAGVTGAGLATLAGGLQSHRPELVDGVGLIVGIDRFMSEARALTNFAGNAVATVLVGTWTKEIDRARVDEVLAGNLPFDERMLQDDAPADAGTGSGTDAGSGSPATAAEVPDQRDGGGVPAKV